One Prunus dulcis chromosome 7, ALMONDv2, whole genome shotgun sequence DNA segment encodes these proteins:
- the LOC117634269 gene encoding dolichyl-diphosphooligosaccharide--protein glycosyltransferase 48 kDa subunit-like: MNPTRADQRTKSLRQNPSSTVSTHLCKTLTTTELTEQRPTMPSLSVFVTLISLLPLLCHSFSPEAPTNRRLLVLLDDLSFQSSHSIFFHSLISRGFDLDFKLADDPTLSLQRYNQYLYDGLVLFSPTAHQFGGALDFQAVLDFVDSGHDLILAAGASASDLVRSIARQCGVDFDEDPSTVVIDHTNYAVLGTQGDHTLIASDDFIQSDVILGKNKIEPPVLFRGIAHSLSASNSLVLKVLSASPSAYSANRNAKLSYPPSLTGSAISLVSVLQARNNARILISGSVDMFSNQLFKSAVQKAGSSKKYEKSGNEQFVTELSKWIFHERGHLKAVNVRHHKVGETDEPAIYRINDDLDYSIEIYEWSGKSWEPYVAGDVQVQFFMMSPYVLKTLATDQKGLYHTSFKVPDVYGVFQFKVEYNRLGYTSLSLSKQIPVRPFRHNEYERFITTAFPYYGASFTTMAGFFIFSIVFMYYK, encoded by the exons ATGAACCCAACACGCGCAGATCAACGAACGAAGTCCTTGCGCCAAAACCCGTCTTCAACGGTCAGTACCCATCTCTGCAAAACCCTAACCACCACAGAGCTCACAGAACAGAGACCAACAATGCCGAGCCTCTCCGTCTTCGTCACCTTAATCTCACTCCTCCCCTTGCTCTGCCACTCATTCTCTCCCGAAGCCCCAACCAATCGGCGCCTCCTAGTCCTCCTCGACGACCTTTCTTTCCAATCCTCTCACTCCATCTTCTTCCACTCTCTCATCTCCCGCGGCTTCGATCTCGACTTCAAGCTGGCCGACGACCCCACCCTCTCGCTCCAGCGCTATAACCAGTACTTGTACGACGGCCTCGTTCTCTTCTCTCCTACCGCCCACC AATTTGGAGGAGCTCTGGATTTTCAGGCTGTGCTTGATTTCGTTGACTCTGGGCACGACTTGATCTTGGCAGCTGGTGCCTCTGCATCTGATTTGGTTCGCAGTATTGCAAGGCAATGCGGGGTCGATTTCGATGAG GATCCATCAACTGTGGTTATCGACCACACCAATTACGCAGTGTTGGGGACCCAAGGGGACCATACATTGATTGCCAGTGATGACTTTATTCAATCTGATGTGATTCTGGGAAAGAATAAGATCGAG CCCCCTGTACTTTTCAGAGGGATTGCACATTCGTTAAGTGCTTCTAATAGCTTG GTTTTAAAAGTTCTTTCAGCATCTCCTTCAGCATATTCTGCCAACCGAAATGCCAAATTGTCCTATCCTCCATCACTCACTGGATCAGCTATTTCATTAGTTTCTGTTCTGCAA GCCAGAAACAATGCTCGGATTTTGATCTCAGGCTCTGTAGATATGTTTAGCAACCA ATTGTTCAAATCAGCTGTGCAGAAGGCTGGAAGCTCAAAGAA ATATGAAAAGTCTGGTAATGAACAATTTGTGACTGAACTTAGCAAATGGATCTTCCATGAAAGGGGACATCTAAAG GCTGTCAATGTTAGACACCACAAAGTTGGAGAAACTGATGAACCTGCAATCTATAGAATTAATGATGATCTG GATTATTCCATTGAGATATATGAGTGGTCTGGAAAGAGCTGGGAACCATATGTGGCTGGTGATGTTCAAGTGCAGTTCTTCATGATGAGCCCTTATGTGCTAAAAACTCTGGCAACTGATCAGAAG gGACTGTACCATACGTCATTCAAGGTCCCTGACGTTTATGGGGTTTTCCAGTTTAAGGTTGAGTATAACAGGCTTGGGTACACTAGCTTATCCCTTTCCAAACAG ATCCCTGTACGGCCTTTCCGGCATAATGAATATGAACGATTTATAACCACCGCTTTCCCGTATTATGGAGCTTCGTTTACTAca ATGGCTGGGTTTTTTATCTTCAGCATTGTCTTCATGTACTACAAGTAA
- the LOC117635575 gene encoding multidrug resistance protein 2: MGLKRSFTYQSTSSRSKPGFFKSLPAMRTRKIFGISLSLILINFAAIMERADENLLPSVYKEVSEAFNAGPSDLGYLTFIRNFVQGMASPLAGVLVINYDRPTVLAMGTFCWALSTAAVGASRLFAQVAFWRAVNGFGLAIVIPALQSFIADSYKDGVRGAGFGMVSLVGSLGGIGGGVLATLMAGEQYWNVPGWRCAFILMASLSSLIGFLVLLFVVDPRKTVNFTHGTDHSSDREDLIIKGPTSAASVWLESWTAMKAVVKVQTFQIIVLQGIVGSLPWTAMVFFTMWFELIGFDHNSTAALLSLFAVGCAMGSLLGGLIADRMSRIYPHSGRIMCAQFSAFMGIPFSWFLLKVIPQSVSSYYTFAVTLLLMGLTISWNATAANGPMFAEVVPVKHRTMIYAFDRAFEGSFSSFAAPLVGILSEKMFGYDAKSVDPIKGSTREAFALSQGLLTMMAVPFGLCCLFYTPLYLFFRKDRENARMASVKEEEMR; the protein is encoded by the exons ATGGGCCTTAAACGGAGCTTCACATACCAATCTACTTCTTCTCGATCGAAACCTGGTTTTTTCAAAAGTTTGCCAGCCATGAG AACGAGAAAGATATTTGGGATTTCTCTGTCCCTCATTCTTATCAACTTTGCTGCTATAATGGAGCGTGCCGATGAAAATCTCCTCCCCTCAGTTTACAAAGAAGTGAGTGAGGCTTTCAATGCTGGGCCATCTGACCTGGGCTATCTCACTTTCATTAGGAACTTTGTGCAGGGAATGGCATCACCCCTTGCAGGTGTACTAGTTATTAATTATGATCGCCCTACAGTTCTGGCAATGGGGACTTTTTGCTGGGCCTTGTCAACTGCTGCAGTTGGTGCAAGCCGGCTTTTCGCTCAAGTTGCGTTCTGGAGAGCAGTGAATGGTTTTGGATTGGCAATTGTTATACCAGCACTTCAGTCTTTTATTGCTGATAGCTATAAGGATGGAGTGAGAGGGGCTGGATTTGGGATGGTGAGCCTTGTTGGTTCCTTGGGTGGCATTGGAGGTGGTGTTCTGGCCACACTTATGGCTGGTGAACAATACTGGAATGTACCAGGATGGCGCTGTGCTTTCATTCTGATGGCATCACTAAGTTCACTAATTGGGTTCCTTGTTCTCTTGTTTGTGGTTGACCCAAGAAAAACAGTTAATTTCACTCATGGTACAGACCATAGTTCTGATAG GGAAGATTTGATAATTAAGGGCCCTACAAGTGCAGCATCAGTTTGGCTCGAGTCTTGGACAGCCATGAAGGCAGTTGTTAAAGTGCAAACGTTCCAAATAATTGTTTTGCAGGGTATTGTTGGTTCGCTACCATGGACTGCCATGGTGTTCTTCACTATGTGGTTTGAATTGATCG GTTTTGATCACAACAGCACAGCAGCCCTCCTTAGTCTTTTTGCTGTTGGCTGTGCTATGGGTTCTCTTCTTGGAGGACTAATAGCAGATCGAATGTCACGAATCTACCCGCACTCAGGCCGCATCATGTGTGCTCAGTTCAGCGCCTTCATGGGCATCCCCTTCTCATGGTTCTTACTTAAAGTCATCCCACAGTCAGTAAGCAGCTATTACACCTTTGCTGTCACCCTCTTGCTGATGGGTCTCACTATCAGCTGGAATGCTACTGCTGCAAATGGTCCTATGTTTGCTGAGGTTGTCCCCGTCAAACACCGAACCATGATTTACGCCTTTGATCGTGCTTTCGAAGGATCGTTCTCTTCTTTTGCAGCTCCCTTGGTCGGAATTCTTTCAGAGAAGATGTTTGGTTACGATGCAAAATCAGTGGATCCGATTAAAGGGTCTACCCGGGAGGCCTTTGCATTATCTCAAGGGCTTCTTACAATGATGGCTGTTCCATTTGGCTTGTGTTGCTTGTTTTATACGccattgtatttgtttttcaggAAGGACCGTGAAAATGCTAGAATGGCCAGTGTGAAAGAGGAAGAGATGAGGTGA
- the LOC117633528 gene encoding anthocyanidin 3-O-glucosyltransferase 5-like — translation METMNNSKQHAALLCSPGMGHLVPILELAKQLVAHQNFTVTIFVVSSQTSHAESQLLNSTLTNPQLCHVVQLPPPDISGLVDPNDAVVTILAMMMREVRHEFRSALLGMEVCPTMLIVDLFGTESLPIAEELGISKFVYVPSNAWFLSLMVYCPVLDVEVKGDFVHQKEPIQIPGCRSILPQLDLDDTLSVRAHKEYLDFVEIISSGVSKGDAILVNIWEDLEPKTLAALRDEKLLGRYTKVPVYPIGPLIRPTESSGSRGKVFDWLDKQPNESVIYLSLGSGGTLSYEQITEMAWGLELSKQRFVWVIRKPTRTADGAFFTGGNGSGGDEDSPSKYLPKGFLDRTKDVGFVIPLWAPQVDILAHPSVGGFLSHCGWNSTLESITNGVPMIAWPLYAEQRMNSTMLTEEFGVAVRSKIPPWKKVVEREEIEEMVRKIMEEKEGFAMRERMRKLKTSGAKALEKGGSSYNALSQFAKHGELRCMKFANGGE, via the coding sequence ATGGAGACCATGAACAACTCAAAGCAACATGCAGCGCTTCTCTGCAGCCCAGGCATGGGCCATCTCGTCCCCATCCTCGAGCTCGCAAAACAACTTGTCGCACACCAAAACTTCACCGTCACAATCTTCGTAGTCTCTTCCCAAACTTCCCATGCAGAATCTCAACTCCTCAACAGTACACTTACAAACCCACAACTCTGCCACGTCGTCCAGCTCCCGCCACCTGACATTTCCGGCCTTGTCGACCCCAACGATGCTGTAGTTACCATCCTTGCCATGATGATGCGAGAAGTACGACATGAGTTTCGGTCAGCCTTGCTTGGCATGGAGGTTTGTCCCACCATGCTTATCGTGGACCTCTTCGGCACTGAATCTCTGCCCATTGCCGAAGAGTTGGGGATTTCCAAGTTCGTTTATGTGCCTTCTAATGCATGGTTTCTTTCTCTCATGGTGTATTGTCCGGTTCTGGATGTTGAAGTCAAAGGAGACTTTGTCCACCAAAAAGAACCAATCCAAATCCCGGGTTGTAGGTCAATACTTCCACAACTCGATCTTGATGACACTTTGTCGGTCCGGGCCCACAAGGAGTACTTGGATTTTGTAGAAATTATTTCAAGTGGGGTTTCTAAAGGGGATGCGATTTTGGTGAACATATGGGAGGATTTAGAGCCCAAGACTCTTGCAGCCTTAAGAGATGAGAAATTGTTGGGCCGGTACACAAAGGTTCCGGTCTATCCTATTGGGCCGCTGATTAGGCCCACTGAATCATCTGGTTCGAGGGGGAAGGTGTTTGATTGGTTAGACAAGCAGCCCAATGAGTCTGTGATTTATTTGTCGCTTGGTAGCGGCGGGACTTTGTCGTACGAGCAAATAACCGAAATGGCTTGGGGTTTAGAGCTTAGCAAACAGAGGTTTGTCTGGGTGATACGTAAGCCCACCCGAACGGCAGATGGGGCCTTTTTCACGGGTGGAAATGGCAGTGGTGGTGACGAGGACAGCCCATCAAAGTACTTGCCCAAGGGGTTCTTGGACCGCACCAAGGACGTTGGGTTCGTCATCCCTTTGTGGGCTCCACAAGTGGACATCTTGGCCCATCCATCGGTTGGAGGGTTTTTGTCCCATTGTGGGTGGAATTCGACCCTAGAGAGCATCACCAATGGGGTGCCGATGATTGCTTGGCCGCTCTATGCGGAGCAGAGGATGAACTCCACGATGCTGACAGAGGAGTTTGGCGTGGCAGTTCGATCAAAAATACCACCATGGAAGAAAGTtgtggagagagaggagatagAAGAAATGGTGAGAAAGATCATGGAGGAGAAGGAAGGTTTTgcgatgagagagagaatgaggaaGCTAAAAACAAGTGGTGCAAAAGCTTTGGAGAAAGGGGGTTCATCTTATAATGCTCTTTCTCAATTCGCAAAGCACGGTGAGTTAAGGTGCATGAAATTTGCCAACGGGGGAGAGTGA
- the LOC117635577 gene encoding NEDD8-conjugating enzyme Ubc12: protein MIRLFKVKEKQRELAENANGASHVKKQSAGELRLHKDISELNLPKSCNISFPNGKDELMNFEVTIRPDEGFYSGGTFSFTFQVAPIYPHEAPKVKCKTKVYHPNIDLEGNVCLNILREDWKPVLNINTVIYGLYHLFTEPNYEDPLNHDAAAVLRDNPKMFESNVRRAMAGGYVGQTLFPRCI from the exons ATGATTAGGCTATTCAAAGTAAAGGAGAAGCAGAGAGAACTTGCTGAAAATGCCAATGGAGCGTCACATGTTAAGAAGCAATCTGCTGGGGAATTACGTCTTCATAAAG ATATATCTGAGCTGAATCTACCAAAATCTTGTAACATTTCTTTTCCTAATGGCAAGGATGAGCTGATGAACTTTGAGGTTACAATTCGTCCAGATGAAGGCTTTTACTC AGGTGGTACATTTTCGTTTACTTTCCAAGTTGCCCCTATCTATCCACATGAGGCACCAAAAGTCAAGTGTAAGACCAAG GTCTACCATCCTAATATTGACTTGGAAGGGAATGTCTGCCTCAACATCCTACGAGAAGATTGGAAACCTGTCCTTAATATAAACACTGTCATCTATGGATTGTATCATCTTTTCACG GAACCAAATTATGAAGATCCCCTAAATCACGATGCAGCTGCAGTGTTGAGAGATAATCCTAAGATGTTCGAGTCTAATGTAAGAAGGGCTATGGCTGGTGGGTATGTGGGGCAAACCCTCTTCCCAAGGTGCATATAG
- the LOC117635763 gene encoding anthocyanidin 3-O-glucosyltransferase 5-like yields the protein MISQPHAAILCSPGMGHLIPVIELAKRLVNHHNVTVTIFAVQSNTSRAESELLKAATSPKFCDIIELPLPDISGLLDPDAAIVTKLSVMMREIRPAFRSAILAEDSPRPSILIVDLFGTESLPIGDELGVPKYVYVACNAWFLALTVYVPILDKEVEGEYVDQTEPLKIRGCSLLQPEEVCDPMLNRADQQYLEYVRIGGEIPRSDGILLNIWKDLQPKTLDAFKDESLLGRVVKVPVYPIGPLTRSAQSASPTGLRDGDLFNWLDKQPSESVIFVSLGSGGTLTYEQMTEMAWGLELSQQRFIWVVRPPTSKRTDAAFFTSGKGDDDPSSYLPEGFLTRTRDIGLVVPIWAPQVDILSHPSIGGFFSHCGWNSTLESIINGVPMIVWPLYAEQRMNATLLSDELGVAVRSKVPPWKGVVEREEIKRMVRKIMVEEDGIAIRGKVNELKLSAVKALSQGDSSYNALSQVASTTK from the exons ATGATCTCACAGCCACATGCTGCCATCCTCTGCAGCCCTGGCATGGGCCATCTCATCCCTGTCATTGAGCTCGCAAAACGACTTGTCAACCACCACAACGTCACCGTCACCATCTTCGCCGTCCAGTCGAATACTTCCCGGGCTGAATCCGAGCTCCTCAAGGCAGCCACGAGCCCGAAATTCTGTGACATCATTGAACTCCCACTGCCGGACATTTCCGGCCTCCTTGACCCCGACGCCGCTATCGTCACGAAACTCTCAGTCATGATGCGAGAAATACGACCTGCTTTTCGGTCTGCAATTCTGGCCGAGGACTCTCCTCGTCCCTCCATCCTTATCGTGGACCTCTTTGGCACTGAATCTCTCCCCATTGGCGACGAGCTTGGGGTTCCCAAGTACGTTTACGTTGCTTGCAATGCATGGTTCTTAGCGTTGACTGTCTACGTGCCAATTCTCGATAAGGAAGTGGAAGGAGAGTACGTGGATCAGACTGAACCGCTGAAGATCCGGGGTTGCAGTCTGCTTCAGCCTGAAGAAGTGTGTGACCCGATGCTGAACCGGGCCGACCAACAGTATTTGGAATACGTACGGATCGGGGGTGAAATACCAAGGAGTGATGGAATTTTGCTCAATATCTGGAAGGATTTGCAGCCCAAAACATTGGATGCATTCAAAGATGAGAGCCTCTTGGGTAGAGTGGTTAAGGTGCCGGTTTATCCTATTGGACCTTTGACGAGATCGGCCCAATCAGCCAGTCCAACAGGTTTAAGGGACGGAGACTTGTTTAATTGGCTGGACAAGCAACCCAGTGAGTCTGTGATATTTGTGTCATTAGGCAGCGGGGGAACTTTGACCTATGAGCAAATGACAGAGATGGCGTGGGGTTTGGAGCTGAGCCAGCAAAGATTCATTTGGGTTGTTCGACCACCCACCTCAAAACGCACAGATGCTGCTTTTTTCACTTCAG GAAAAGGAGATGATGACCCATCGAGCTATTTGCCCGAAGGGTTCTTGACCCGAACCCGAGATATTGGGCTGGTTGTGCCTATTTGGGCTCCCCAAGTGGACATCTTAAGCCATCCATCAATAGGAGGGTTTTTCTCACACTGCGGCTGGAATTCAACCCTAGAGAGCATCATCAATGGAGTGCCGATGATCGTGTGGCCTCTCTACGCAGAGCAGAGGATGAACGCCACGTTGTTGAGTGATGAGCTCGGCGTGGCCGTGAGGTCTAAAGTTCCTCCATGGAAGGGAGTGGTTGAAAGGGAGGAGATAAAGAGAATGGTGAGAAAGATAATGGTGGAGGAAGATGGGATTGCAATAAGGGGTAAGGTCAACGAGCTAAAACTGAGTGCAGTCAAAGCTTTGAGCCAAGGTGATTCTTCATATAATGCACTGTCCCAAGTGGCAAGTACAACTAAATGA
- the LOC117635576 gene encoding BES1/BZR1 homolog protein 2-like isoform X1, giving the protein MTGGGSSGRLPTWKERENNKRRERRRRAIAAKIYSGLRAQGSYKLPKHCDNNEVLKALCAEAGWVVEEDGTTYRKGCKPSSPMEIAGTPTNMSACSSIQQSPQSSAFPSPVPSYHASPSSSSFPSPTRFDGNPSSYLLPFLRNIASIPTNLPPLRISNSAPVTPPLSSPTSRGSKRKPDWDSLTNGCLSSLRHPLFAASAPSSPTRRHHLTPATIPECDESDASTVDSGRWVSFQTGAPSVAPPSPTFNLMKPVAEQSVLQNTINGHGGMTWGNTTERGRGSEFEFESGTLKAWEGERIHEVGVDDLELTLGNGKNHA; this is encoded by the exons ATGACAGGGGGTGGGTCGTCGGGGAGGTTACCAACAtggaaagagagggagaacAACAAGAGGAGggagaggaggagaagagCCATTGCTGCTAAGATATACTCTGGTCTCAGAGCTCAGGGCAGCTACAAGCTTCCTAAGCACTGCGACAACAACGAGGTCTTGAAAGCTCTCTGTGCTGAAGCTGGCTGGGTCGTTGAAGAAGATGGCACCACATACCGCAAG GGATGCAAGCCATCATCTCCAATGGAAATTGCAGGCACTCCAACAAATATGAGTGCATGTTCCTCTATTCAACAAAGCCCACAATCCTCAGCTTTCCCAAGTCCTGTACCATCCTACCATGCCAGTccatcctcctcttccttcccAAGCCCAACTCGTTTCGATGGAAACCCCTCCTCTTACCTTCTTCCGTTCCTGCGTAACATAGCTTCCATTCCTACAAATCTTCCTCCTCTTAGAATATCCAATAGTGCGCCTGTAACTCCACCTCTTTCTTCTCCAACCTCTAGAGGTTCAAAGCGAAAACCTGACTGGGACTCCCTTACTAATGGCTGTCTAAGCTCCTTGCGCCACCCTCTTTTCGCAGCTTCTGCCCCTTCAAGCCCTACGCGTCGCCACCATCTTACACCTGCCACAATACCAGAATGTGATGAGTCCGATGCTTCCACTGTGGACTCCGGTCGTTGGGTCAGTTTCCAGACAGGGGCACCATCAGTAGCTCCACCTTCACCCACATTTAATCTTATGAAACCGGTGGCTGAGCAGAGTGTTCTTCAGAACACTATTAATGGGCATGGGGGAATGACCTGGGGAAACACTACAGAGAGGGGACGAGGCTCAGAATTTGAGTTTGAGAGCGGCACACTGAAAGCTTGGGAGGGTGAGAGAATACATGAGGTAGGGGTGGATGATCTGGAGCTTACACTTGGAAATGGGAAGAACCATGCTTAA
- the LOC117634853 gene encoding geranylgeranyl pyrophosphate synthase, chloroplastic: MSCLNLSTWVQIQTCSMFNQTGRSRSQSFSLVHPLKTNMPVSFAPPKRRRSTSPFSVSAILTKQQTLKEEESAKPSFNFKSYMLQTADSVNQALDAAVPLRDPAMIHEAMRYSLLAGGKRVRPVLCLAACELVGGSHSQAMPAACAVEMIHTMSLIHDDLPCMDNDDLRRGKPTNHKVFGEDVAVLAGDALLAFAFEHIAVNTVGVSPERIIRAVEELAKSIGAEGLVAGQVVDLNSEGLADVGLEQLEYIHLHKTAALLECSVVLGSILGGGSDSETEKLRTFARYIGLLFQVVDDILDVTKSSQELGKTAGKDLLADKITYPKLLGIQKSREFAEKLIKDAKEQLSGFDLEKAAPLIALANYIAYREN; the protein is encoded by the coding sequence ATGAGCTGCTTGAATCTGAGCACATGGGTTCAAATCCAAACCTGCTCAATGTTCAACCAAACAGGCAGATCCAGATCCCAATCTTTCAGCCTCGTCCACCCACTGAAGACCAACATGCCCGTTTCATTTGCACCCCCAAAACGACGTCGGTCCACCTCCCCTTTCTCCGTCTCTGCAATTCTTACCAAGCAACAGACcctcaaagaagaagaatcagCAAAACCCAGTTTTAATTTCAAGTCCTACATGCTCCAAACTGCCGACTCGGTCAACCAAGCCTTAGACGCCGCCGTTCCGCTCCGAGACCCGGCCATGATCCACGAGGCCATGCGCTACTCTCTGTTGGCCGGAGGCAAGCGTGTCCGGCCGGTCCTCTGCCTCGCCGCCTGCGAGCTCGTCGGCGGGTCCCATTCGCAGGCCATGCCGGCGGCGTGCGCCGTCGAGATGATCCACACCATGTCGTTGATCCACGACGACTTGCCGTGTATGGACAACGACGACCTCCGCCGCGGAAAACCTACAAACCACAAGGTCTTCGGGGAGGACGTCGCCGTTTTGGCCGGCGACGCCCTCTTGGCCTTCGCTTTCGAGCACATCGCCGTGAACACAGTCGGCGTCTCGCCTGAGAGAATCATCAGAGCAGTTGAGGAACTGGCGAAGTCAATCGGGGCTGAAGGGCTCGTGGCGGGTCAAGTGGTGGATTTAAACTCAGAGGGCTTGGCCGATGTGGGGCTGGAGCAGCTCGAATATATCCACCTCCACAAAACCGCAGCTTTGCTCGAGTGTTCGGTGGTTCTGGGCTCCATTTTGGGAGGCGGGTCGGATTCAGAAACCGAAAAGCTCCGGACTTTTGCGAGGTACATTGGGTTGCTGTTTCAGGTCGTCGACGACATTCTTGATGTGACCAAGTCTTCACAGGAATTGGGCAAAACGGCAGGGAAGGACTTGTTGGCTGATAAGATCACGTACCCCAAGCTATTGGGGATTCAGAAATCTAGGGAGTTTGCTGAGAAGCTCATTAAAGACGCCAAGGAACAGCTCTCTGGTTTCGATCTTGAAAAGGCTGCGCCTTTAATTGCTCTGGCTAATTACATTGCTTACAGGGAAAACTAA
- the LOC117635576 gene encoding BES1/BZR1 homolog protein 2-like isoform X2: protein MAPHTARFGFLVLVIQIQGCKPSSPMEIAGTPTNMSACSSIQQSPQSSAFPSPVPSYHASPSSSSFPSPTRFDGNPSSYLLPFLRNIASIPTNLPPLRISNSAPVTPPLSSPTSRGSKRKPDWDSLTNGCLSSLRHPLFAASAPSSPTRRHHLTPATIPECDESDASTVDSGRWVSFQTGAPSVAPPSPTFNLMKPVAEQSVLQNTINGHGGMTWGNTTERGRGSEFEFESGTLKAWEGERIHEVGVDDLELTLGNGKNHA, encoded by the exons ATGGCACCACATACCGCAAGGTTTGGATTTCTTGTCCTTGTTATTCAGATTCAG GGATGCAAGCCATCATCTCCAATGGAAATTGCAGGCACTCCAACAAATATGAGTGCATGTTCCTCTATTCAACAAAGCCCACAATCCTCAGCTTTCCCAAGTCCTGTACCATCCTACCATGCCAGTccatcctcctcttccttcccAAGCCCAACTCGTTTCGATGGAAACCCCTCCTCTTACCTTCTTCCGTTCCTGCGTAACATAGCTTCCATTCCTACAAATCTTCCTCCTCTTAGAATATCCAATAGTGCGCCTGTAACTCCACCTCTTTCTTCTCCAACCTCTAGAGGTTCAAAGCGAAAACCTGACTGGGACTCCCTTACTAATGGCTGTCTAAGCTCCTTGCGCCACCCTCTTTTCGCAGCTTCTGCCCCTTCAAGCCCTACGCGTCGCCACCATCTTACACCTGCCACAATACCAGAATGTGATGAGTCCGATGCTTCCACTGTGGACTCCGGTCGTTGGGTCAGTTTCCAGACAGGGGCACCATCAGTAGCTCCACCTTCACCCACATTTAATCTTATGAAACCGGTGGCTGAGCAGAGTGTTCTTCAGAACACTATTAATGGGCATGGGGGAATGACCTGGGGAAACACTACAGAGAGGGGACGAGGCTCAGAATTTGAGTTTGAGAGCGGCACACTGAAAGCTTGGGAGGGTGAGAGAATACATGAGGTAGGGGTGGATGATCTGGAGCTTACACTTGGAAATGGGAAGAACCATGCTTAA